One part of the Salinivirga cyanobacteriivorans genome encodes these proteins:
- a CDS encoding type II toxin-antitoxin system HigB family toxin: MKRIFAKSTLRKFWEKHPDSEQYLKTWYETATSSNWKSPNDVKKSYAHASILKDGRIVFNIKGNDYRLVVKFRFDKQLGFVRFIGTHSDYDKIDANTI, translated from the coding sequence ATGAAACGAATATTTGCGAAAAGTACGTTACGGAAATTTTGGGAAAAGCATCCTGATTCGGAACAATATCTGAAAACATGGTATGAAACAGCGACAAGTTCAAATTGGAAAAGTCCAAATGATGTCAAAAAATCCTACGCACATGCAAGTATTCTTAAAGATGGACGAATTGTTTTTAACATAAAAGGCAATGATTACCGATTGGTTGTGAAATTTCGATTTGACAAACAATTGGGTTTTGTGAGGTTCATAGGAACCCATAGTGATTACGACAAAATAGATGCAAACACAATTTAA
- a CDS encoding helix-turn-helix domain-containing protein translates to MKTYSLENLTDKYVGKRGTKERDQFEFELKLDILGDMIKKARKERKLTQEQLGRLVGVQKAQISKIENNAKDVRFSTILRVFEALKATVKMTVNFDSDKLEIA, encoded by the coding sequence ATGAAAACATATTCACTTGAAAACCTGACAGACAAATATGTTGGTAAGCGTGGAACTAAAGAACGTGACCAGTTTGAATTTGAGCTTAAATTGGACATTCTTGGCGACATGATAAAAAAAGCACGAAAAGAACGTAAACTGACACAGGAACAACTCGGACGACTTGTCGGTGTTCAGAAAGCACAGATTTCTAAGATTGAAAACAACGCAAAGGATGTTAGATTCTCGACGATTTTAAGAGTTTTTGAAGCATTGAAAGCAACAGTTAAAATGACCGTGAATTTTGATTCTGACAAATTAGAAATAGCATAA
- a CDS encoding DUF86 domain-containing protein, producing the protein MKPLNDFYMNPDIKTWLYDILQSINEIDSYYVDRPRIFADYQNDIMIKRAIERNIEIIGEAVNRILKEDKDFQINNARQIIGTRNRIIHGYDRVSDDMIWSIVINHLPKLKIEVEQLLGE; encoded by the coding sequence TTGAAGCCTCTAAACGACTTTTATATGAATCCTGACATTAAAACCTGGCTTTACGATATTCTTCAATCAATTAACGAGATTGATAGTTACTATGTGGATCGACCCCGAATTTTTGCAGATTACCAGAATGACATCATGATAAAGAGAGCGATTGAGAGGAATATTGAGATAATTGGAGAAGCTGTTAACCGAATTTTGAAAGAAGACAAGGATTTTCAGATCAATAACGCTAGACAGATTATTGGAACTCGCAACAGGATAATTCATGGATACGATAGAGTTTCTGACGACATGATTTGGAGTATCGTGATCAATCATTTACCCAAATTGAAAATAGAAGTTGAACAATTATTAGGAGAATAG
- a CDS encoding nucleotidyltransferase family protein has translation MDKIRKLCEQHYVSQLSVFGSILTDKFTKNSDIDLLVDFSNIDLQNYADNYFSLKQALEEIFRRQVDLLEDKAIRNPYLRQSIEASKRLLYES, from the coding sequence ATGGACAAAATTCGGAAATTGTGCGAACAGCATTATGTATCGCAATTATCTGTATTTGGATCAATCTTGACAGACAAATTCACAAAAAACAGCGATATTGATTTGTTAGTAGACTTTTCCAATATTGACTTACAAAATTATGCAGACAATTATTTTAGTCTGAAACAAGCTCTCGAAGAGATTTTTAGACGACAAGTTGATTTATTGGAGGATAAAGCAATTCGAAATCCTTATCTACGACAATCAATTGAAGCCTCTAAACGACTTTTATATGAATCCTGA
- a CDS encoding DDE-type integrase/transposase/recombinase — MGEKKEIVCKYIGFGLRRDIALSIAGVTKHQYYYKSLGKRPGRKPTSTTEKLEDGQKIIKNNSFVIKKIKNIQSDPDTDYGYRKMATALVLLGYLINHKKVYRLMKESQLFKTKYNRQPKTYARYRIVTPKGPLEVIEMDIKYIWITQARRYAFILTIIDTFTRAVLHWRVGFSMKSGDVKKAWEQVIIDHLQPADILTKGVHVEIRNDNGPQFGSKIIQSFFKENYLNQVFTHPYTPQENGHVESFHNILSKSLGNNNFWDIGQLTQRLTIFYEKYNNVRLHGSIANLPPRLFWEMWDKGLIIRKEYKNRKVRFYSKIPYYQLSGNESLREVPCLNRAALDEPSDLHRKVNGPVTPKQPSVKRSPSVVPC; from the coding sequence CTGGGCGAGAAAAAAGAAATAGTTTGTAAATATATTGGGTTTGGACTTCGCAGAGACATTGCTCTTTCCATTGCCGGAGTTACCAAGCATCAATATTATTATAAATCTCTTGGCAAACGGCCAGGCAGAAAACCCACCAGTACAACAGAAAAACTGGAGGATGGCCAAAAAATTATTAAAAACAACTCTTTTGTTATCAAAAAAATAAAAAACATACAGTCTGATCCGGATACAGATTATGGCTACAGAAAGATGGCAACAGCTTTAGTGTTGCTGGGATATTTAATTAACCACAAAAAAGTATATCGGCTGATGAAAGAGTCTCAATTATTTAAAACAAAGTATAATCGACAGCCAAAAACATATGCCAGATATCGAATAGTCACCCCGAAAGGCCCCCTGGAAGTAATCGAAATGGACATCAAATATATTTGGATTACCCAAGCACGCAGGTATGCTTTTATTTTGACTATTATAGACACATTTACACGAGCTGTTTTACATTGGAGGGTGGGATTTTCTATGAAATCAGGCGATGTTAAAAAGGCATGGGAGCAAGTAATTATTGATCATTTGCAGCCGGCTGATATATTAACTAAGGGTGTACATGTGGAGATCCGTAATGATAATGGGCCACAATTTGGCTCAAAAATCATCCAATCATTTTTTAAGGAAAATTATCTTAATCAAGTTTTTACACACCCGTATACCCCACAGGAAAATGGTCATGTGGAGAGTTTTCACAACATTTTATCAAAATCGCTTGGCAATAATAACTTTTGGGATATTGGGCAATTAACACAACGACTTACAATATTTTATGAAAAATACAACAACGTCCGACTACACGGCTCTATTGCAAACCTTCCACCTCGTTTATTTTGGGAAATGTGGGATAAAGGATTAATAATTCGTAAAGAATACAAAAACCGAAAAGTCAGGTTTTACTCCAAAATCCCCTACTACCAGCTATCGGGGAATGAGAGCCTGAGGGAAGTCCCTTGCTTAAATCGGGCGGCTCTCGATGAGCCGTCAGATTTACATAGAAAGGTGAACGGGCCCGTTACACCAAAACAACCATCGGTAAAAAGGTCACCTTCGGTCGTCCCTTGCTAA
- a CDS encoding IS4 family transposase — translation MDKTTHFFGTSVFGQLISLIDSKIITASAKKHNSDHYVKKFKTKDHLISMLFCSFAKCTSLREVSGAMLGLSGKTKHFQLNHIPKKSTLSDSNKRRDCDVFGEIYNKLLKQYGHYISDSRIKDVINKQVEIIDSSTISLFKDILKCVGRHPKTGKKKGGIKLHATINVDETAPKMVWLTSAATHDHVLLNSLKHNANTIYVFDKGYNDYKAFDKFSQTDTGFVTRIKDNAAYKTLNDCKIEEHIHSGVEKDEIIEVQVKYENNTRPLKLRKVQFYDRTLKRRFEFLTNLFEMRADLIAAIYKLRWQIELLFKQLKQNFPLKYFLGDNENAIKIQIYCALIANLLMTVIQQTLKRKWAFSNLVSFCKIHLFNYIHLFRFLEHPDKDWQKTYDELMQPSLF, via the coding sequence ATGGATAAAACTACACATTTTTTTGGAACATCGGTTTTCGGACAGCTGATTTCCTTAATTGATTCAAAAATCATTACTGCAAGTGCAAAAAAGCACAATTCAGATCACTATGTGAAGAAGTTCAAAACAAAAGATCACTTAATTAGTATGTTGTTTTGTTCTTTTGCCAAATGCACATCCTTACGCGAAGTAAGTGGCGCAATGCTTGGTTTATCAGGTAAAACCAAACATTTTCAGTTAAATCATATTCCAAAGAAAAGTACCTTGTCAGATTCAAATAAACGTAGAGATTGTGATGTGTTCGGAGAAATCTACAATAAGCTACTCAAACAATATGGTCATTATATTTCGGACAGCAGAATTAAAGATGTAATAAACAAACAAGTAGAGATTATTGACAGCTCAACCATCAGTTTGTTTAAGGATATATTGAAGTGTGTTGGACGGCATCCTAAAACCGGTAAAAAGAAAGGCGGTATAAAACTTCATGCAACGATAAATGTAGACGAAACTGCACCCAAGATGGTTTGGCTCACCAGTGCTGCCACTCATGACCATGTATTGTTAAATAGTCTTAAGCATAATGCAAACACAATATACGTATTTGACAAAGGCTATAATGACTACAAAGCCTTTGATAAATTTTCGCAAACAGATACAGGTTTTGTCACCCGAATAAAAGACAATGCAGCATATAAAACGCTAAATGATTGTAAGATAGAAGAACATATTCATAGTGGGGTTGAAAAAGATGAAATCATAGAAGTTCAGGTAAAATATGAGAATAACACACGCCCTTTAAAGCTGCGTAAAGTCCAGTTCTACGACAGAACCCTTAAAAGACGGTTTGAGTTTTTAACTAACTTGTTTGAAATGAGGGCTGATTTAATAGCTGCTATTTACAAACTACGATGGCAAATTGAACTTCTGTTCAAACAATTAAAACAAAATTTCCCGCTAAAATATTTTCTCGGGGACAATGAAAATGCGATTAAAATACAGATATACTGTGCCTTAATCGCAAACCTATTGATGACTGTTATCCAACAAACGCTCAAGAGGAAATGGGCGTTTTCCAATTTAGTTAGCTTCTGTAAAATTCATTTGTTTAACTACATTCATTTATTCAGGTTTCTTGAGCATCCGGACAAAGATTGGCAGAAAACTTATGACGAATTGATGCAGCCCTCTCTATTCTGA
- a CDS encoding IS701 family transposase, with the protein MYLSEYEYFFKNKTKTNFDKASQYVEGLALSDLKNIERISETLNANYHQMQHFITESNWDARAVIDQTAKNVDQALPNRKLTGLLIDESGWVKKGKKSVGVDHQYCGNVGKTANSQVAVFGCLCNDKYASLVDTRLYLPKSWIDDQGRCEAAGIPREDRIFRTKPELATEIVKHQLEMGISFDYVGADGLYGNDIVFTRSVADLGLIYMLDIHSNQKIYLEEPELYLPERKSNRGRAPKKLKASTSAVNADTYIKTLSAKDWKKLNIRDSAKGKLKGLFHFKTVYIWDKASNAVEKRLLVVSKRKTNDCVETKYSFTNAELVQYTEQALAYMQAQRFFIEHSFKEQKQILGMDHFQTRKWKSWYHQVALNMIVGSFMLKEKILNHDQIPLLSARDIMDFLVYKFYREMTDERMLEKLEHRHKKRQRDIDYCYSKQ; encoded by the coding sequence GTGTATTTGTCTGAATATGAGTATTTTTTCAAAAATAAAACAAAGACAAACTTCGATAAAGCCTCTCAATATGTCGAAGGACTTGCATTAAGCGATTTGAAAAACATAGAACGCATAAGTGAAACATTGAATGCCAACTATCATCAGATGCAGCATTTCATAACAGAATCTAACTGGGATGCTCGGGCTGTCATCGATCAAACTGCAAAAAATGTAGACCAAGCATTGCCCAATCGGAAGTTAACAGGACTACTCATCGATGAAAGTGGTTGGGTTAAAAAGGGAAAGAAAAGCGTTGGTGTTGATCATCAGTATTGTGGGAATGTAGGAAAAACAGCAAACTCACAGGTAGCCGTTTTTGGCTGCCTTTGTAATGACAAATACGCCTCGTTGGTCGATACCAGGCTTTATTTACCAAAATCATGGATCGATGATCAGGGTAGATGTGAAGCTGCAGGTATACCCCGTGAAGATAGGATTTTCCGCACAAAACCAGAGTTGGCAACAGAAATAGTAAAGCATCAACTTGAAATGGGTATATCATTTGATTACGTTGGAGCGGATGGCCTATATGGAAATGACATTGTATTTACCCGTTCTGTGGCTGATTTGGGCTTAATTTATATGCTTGATATTCATAGTAATCAAAAGATATATTTAGAAGAGCCGGAACTTTATTTGCCCGAACGCAAGAGTAATCGGGGGCGCGCCCCAAAAAAGCTAAAAGCAAGTACATCAGCAGTTAATGCCGACACCTACATTAAAACCCTGTCCGCAAAGGATTGGAAGAAATTAAATATTCGCGATTCTGCAAAAGGCAAACTCAAGGGGCTCTTTCATTTCAAGACTGTTTACATTTGGGACAAAGCCTCCAATGCCGTTGAAAAACGTTTATTGGTTGTTTCGAAAAGAAAAACAAATGATTGCGTAGAGACTAAATATTCATTCACAAATGCCGAACTTGTCCAGTACACCGAACAAGCACTGGCATATATGCAGGCACAGCGTTTTTTTATAGAGCACAGTTTCAAAGAACAAAAGCAAATATTGGGGATGGACCATTTTCAGACTCGTAAATGGAAATCATGGTATCATCAAGTTGCATTAAATATGATTGTAGGCAGTTTTATGTTAAAGGAGAAAATTTTAAATCATGACCAGATTCCATTGCTTTCTGCAAGGGACATCATGGATTTTTTGGTATATAAGTTTTACCGTGAAATGACAGATGAGCGTATGTTGGAAAAATTGGAACATCGACACAAAAAAAGGCAACGGGATATAGATTACTGTTATTCAAAACAATAA
- a CDS encoding helix-turn-helix domain-containing protein has product MNIKPIKTEEDYQAALSRLEEIFDAPDGTPESDELDILGLLVDEYEKEHYPIDSPDPIEAIKIRMEELNMRQVDLIPVIGGKSRVSEILNRKRRLTIQMIRRLKERLNLSAELLIRDYELLK; this is encoded by the coding sequence ATGAATATAAAACCGATAAAAACAGAAGAAGACTATCAAGCAGCACTAAGCAGACTTGAAGAAATATTTGACGCACCTGATGGAACTCCAGAAAGTGACGAATTAGATATTCTTGGACTTTTAGTTGACGAATACGAAAAAGAACACTATCCGATTGACTCTCCAGATCCGATTGAGGCGATAAAAATACGGATGGAAGAACTTAACATGCGACAGGTCGACTTGATTCCCGTGATTGGAGGAAAAAGTAGGGTTTCGGAGATTTTAAACCGTAAGCGACGATTGACGATTCAAATGATTCGTAGACTTAAAGAGCGATTGAACTTATCTGCTGAATTGTTGATAAGAGACTATGAATTATTAAAGTAG
- a CDS encoding transposase gives MKKRKFTKEEKLQIIKEATEQGVNVTLEKHGIYPATYYGWKKKFETMGEAGFRHGMTPAQLKEIKRLEKENETLKKLLAEKELEGRLKDDMLKKKYAWARKKK, from the coding sequence ATGAAAAAAAGAAAATTCACCAAAGAGGAAAAGCTTCAGATTATAAAAGAAGCTACAGAACAAGGAGTTAACGTAACCCTTGAGAAACACGGAATTTATCCGGCCACATATTATGGTTGGAAGAAAAAATTCGAAACCATGGGAGAAGCTGGCTTTCGCCATGGGATGACCCCTGCTCAGTTAAAAGAGATTAAGCGTTTAGAAAAAGAAAACGAAACGCTGAAAAAGCTTTTAGCCGAAAAAGAACTTGAAGGGCGGCTCAAAGATGATATGCTAAAAAAGAAGTATGCCTGGGCGAGAAAAAAGAAATAG
- a CDS encoding Fic family protein has protein sequence MWKELEILRNDYLNLGLRDAIDYEKFSMISIVYNSTKIEGCSLTENDTQLLLEKDITAKGKPLQDHMMVKDHYNAFMFIKQTAKDKRKVTVELIQDVAALVMKNTGGLINTISGSFDTSQGDLRKAQVYVDKKYFPDYSKMEGLLRNLVNNINDRIDDVSGNDIIKLSADFHYNLVNIHPFGDGNGRTSRLMMNYIQLYHDEPLIKIFTEDRADYIDALNKTEELEDISIFRNFICQQQIKFYKAEISKYKKKDRGFNLMF, from the coding sequence ATGTGGAAAGAATTAGAAATATTAAGGAATGATTATCTCAACCTGGGATTGCGGGATGCTATTGATTACGAAAAGTTTTCAATGATATCCATAGTTTATAATTCTACCAAGATTGAAGGCTGCTCTTTAACTGAAAATGACACTCAACTTCTTCTTGAAAAAGATATTACGGCAAAGGGAAAACCATTGCAGGATCATATGATGGTTAAAGATCATTATAATGCTTTTATGTTTATAAAGCAGACGGCAAAAGATAAAAGAAAAGTTACTGTCGAGTTGATTCAAGATGTTGCAGCATTAGTGATGAAAAATACGGGAGGGTTGATAAACACAATTTCTGGCTCATTTGATACATCACAAGGTGATTTGCGTAAAGCGCAAGTATACGTTGATAAAAAATATTTTCCTGATTACTCTAAAATGGAAGGTCTTCTAAGAAATCTAGTGAATAATATTAATGATCGAATTGACGATGTTTCAGGAAATGATATCATTAAACTTTCTGCAGATTTTCATTATAACTTGGTGAACATTCATCCTTTTGGTGATGGAAATGGACGAACTTCGAGATTAATGATGAATTATATTCAACTTTACCATGACGAACCATTGATTAAAATATTTACAGAAGATCGAGCTGATTATATCGATGCGTTGAACAAAACAGAAGAATTGGAGGATATTTCGATTTTTAGAAATTTTATTTGCCAACAACAGATCAAGTTTTATAAAGCAGAGATCAGCAAGTATAAAAAGAAAGATAGAGGTTTTAACTTAATGTTCTAA